One Accipiter gentilis chromosome 25, bAccGen1.1, whole genome shotgun sequence genomic region harbors:
- the NAA30 gene encoding N-alpha-acetyltransferase 30 isoform X1 — MAEVPPGPSSVLSPQGDTLSPFPGGGGGGGLASSSSSTSSAAAAAAACTGAQDEEAEEEEEEEGPAGGRERQQRGGGGGGGGSDGGKGGPQQHRHHHHHPPHHNHQLNGLISPELRHLRASLKSKILSSEAGAAPEGLENKRASKTMGSGQQQQQSSPPTTAPCSSPLTNHLPSQGRTAPSPPPSPPAAAAAREDRSQPAATTTAAKTAGRNGLAGETGLEEEEQEEGDEGGEEEESLLLLSGSLAAACSLKGSGTDSQPEEDITIRYVRYESELQMPDIMRLITKDLSEPYSIYTYRYFIHNWPQLCFLAMVGEECVGAIVCKLDMHKKMFRRGYIAMLAVDSKYRRKGIGTNLVKKAIYAMVEGDCDEVVLETEITNKSALKLYENLGFVRDKRLFRYYLNGVDALRLKLWLR; from the exons ATGGCCGAGGTACCGCCGGGGCCTAGCAGCGTCCTCTCCCCGCAGGGGGACACGCTCTCCCCCTtccccggaggaggaggaggaggggggcttgcttcctcctcctcttccacctcctctgctgccgccgccgccgccgcctgcacCGGGGCCCAGGACGAGGAagccgaagaggaggaggaagaggagggacccGCGGGCGGACGGGAGCGGcagcagcgaggaggaggaggaggaggaggaggcagcgacGGCGGCAAGGGGGGGCCGCAGCagcaccgccaccaccaccaccatcccccgCACCACAACCACCAGCTCAACGGCCTCATCAGCCCCGAGCTGCGGCACCTGCGGGCCTCCCTCAAGAGCAAGATCCTCAGCTCGGAGGCAGGGGCAGCCCCCGAGGGGCTGGAGAACAAGCGAGCCAGCAAAACAATGGGCTccggacagcagcagcagcagtcatcGCCCCCGACCACAGCACCGTGCTCATCCCCCCTTACCAACCACCTCCCTTCCCAGGGAAGGACTgcaccctctcctcctccttctcccccagcagcagcagcagcaagagaggaCAGGAGCCAGCCTGCTGCCACAACAACTGCTGCTAAGACTGCAGGCCGCAATGGACTGGCAGGAGAGACTGGcttggaggaggaagagcaggaggagggggatgaaggaggggaggaggaggagtccTTGCTGCTACTCTCCGGGTCCTTAGCAGCAGCTTGCAGTTTGAAAGGCTCGGGAACGGACTCTCAGCCCGAGGAGGACATAACGATACGATACGTCCGATATGAGTCAGAGCTGCAGATGCCCGATATCATGAGACTGATCACCAAAGATCTGTCTGAACCCTACTCCATTTACACATATAGGTATTTTATCCACAACTGGCCACAACTTTGCTTTTTG GCCATGGTAGGTGAGGAGTGTGTAGGTGCCATCGTCTGCAAGCTGGATATGCACAAAAAGATGTTCCGCAGAGGTTATATAGCCATGTTAGCAGTGGAttccaaatacagaagaaaaggaattg GTACAAACTTGGTTAAGAAAGCTATTTATGCTATGGTTGAAGGAGATTGTGATGAG gttGTATTGGAAACAGAAATCACAAATAAGTCTGCTTTGAAACTTTAtgaaaaccttggttttgtgcgAGACAAGAGGCTGTTCAGATACTATTTAAATGGAGTTGATGCACTGCGTCTTAAACTATGGCTGCGTTAA
- the NAA30 gene encoding N-alpha-acetyltransferase 30 isoform X3: MAEVPPGPSSVLSPQGDTLSPFPGGGGGGGLASSSSSTSSAAAAAAACTGAQDEEAEEEEEEEGPAGGRERQQRGGGGGGGGSDGGKGGPQQHRHHHHHPPHHNHQLNGLISPELRHLRASLKSKILSSEAGAAPEGLENKRASKTMGSGQQQQQSSPPTTAPCSSPLTNHLPSQGRTAPSPPPSPPAAAAAREDRSQPAATTTAAKTAGRNGLAGETGLEEEEQEEGDEGGEEEESLLLLSGSLAAACSLKGSGTDSQPEEDITIRYVRYESELQMPDIMRLITKDLSEPYSIYTYRYFIHNWPQLCFLVVLETEITNKSALKLYENLGFVRDKRLFRYYLNGVDALRLKLWLR; encoded by the exons ATGGCCGAGGTACCGCCGGGGCCTAGCAGCGTCCTCTCCCCGCAGGGGGACACGCTCTCCCCCTtccccggaggaggaggaggaggggggcttgcttcctcctcctcttccacctcctctgctgccgccgccgccgccgcctgcacCGGGGCCCAGGACGAGGAagccgaagaggaggaggaagaggagggacccGCGGGCGGACGGGAGCGGcagcagcgaggaggaggaggaggaggaggaggcagcgacGGCGGCAAGGGGGGGCCGCAGCagcaccgccaccaccaccaccatcccccgCACCACAACCACCAGCTCAACGGCCTCATCAGCCCCGAGCTGCGGCACCTGCGGGCCTCCCTCAAGAGCAAGATCCTCAGCTCGGAGGCAGGGGCAGCCCCCGAGGGGCTGGAGAACAAGCGAGCCAGCAAAACAATGGGCTccggacagcagcagcagcagtcatcGCCCCCGACCACAGCACCGTGCTCATCCCCCCTTACCAACCACCTCCCTTCCCAGGGAAGGACTgcaccctctcctcctccttctcccccagcagcagcagcagcaagagaggaCAGGAGCCAGCCTGCTGCCACAACAACTGCTGCTAAGACTGCAGGCCGCAATGGACTGGCAGGAGAGACTGGcttggaggaggaagagcaggaggagggggatgaaggaggggaggaggaggagtccTTGCTGCTACTCTCCGGGTCCTTAGCAGCAGCTTGCAGTTTGAAAGGCTCGGGAACGGACTCTCAGCCCGAGGAGGACATAACGATACGATACGTCCGATATGAGTCAGAGCTGCAGATGCCCGATATCATGAGACTGATCACCAAAGATCTGTCTGAACCCTACTCCATTTACACATATAGGTATTTTATCCACAACTGGCCACAACTTTGCTTTTTG gttGTATTGGAAACAGAAATCACAAATAAGTCTGCTTTGAAACTTTAtgaaaaccttggttttgtgcgAGACAAGAGGCTGTTCAGATACTATTTAAATGGAGTTGATGCACTGCGTCTTAAACTATGGCTGCGTTAA
- the NAA30 gene encoding N-alpha-acetyltransferase 30 isoform X2, with protein MAEVPPGPSSVLSPQGDTLSPFPGGGGGGGLASSSSSTSSAAAAAAACTGAQDEEAEEEEEEEGPAGGRERQQRGGGGGGGGSDGGKGGPQQHRHHHHHPPHHNHQLNGLISPELRHLRASLKSKILSSEAGAAPEGLENKRASKTMGSGQQQQQSSPPTTAPCSSPLTNHLPSQGRTAPSPPPSPPAAAAAREDRSQPAATTTAAKTAGRNGLAGETGLEEEEQEEGDEGGEEEESLLLLSGSLAAACSLKGSGTDSQPEEDITIRYVRYESELQMPDIMRLITKDLSEPYSIYTYRYFIHNWPQLCFLAMVGEECVGAIVCKLDMHKKMFRRGYIAMLAVDSKYRRKGIAFLWK; from the exons ATGGCCGAGGTACCGCCGGGGCCTAGCAGCGTCCTCTCCCCGCAGGGGGACACGCTCTCCCCCTtccccggaggaggaggaggaggggggcttgcttcctcctcctcttccacctcctctgctgccgccgccgccgccgcctgcacCGGGGCCCAGGACGAGGAagccgaagaggaggaggaagaggagggacccGCGGGCGGACGGGAGCGGcagcagcgaggaggaggaggaggaggaggaggcagcgacGGCGGCAAGGGGGGGCCGCAGCagcaccgccaccaccaccaccatcccccgCACCACAACCACCAGCTCAACGGCCTCATCAGCCCCGAGCTGCGGCACCTGCGGGCCTCCCTCAAGAGCAAGATCCTCAGCTCGGAGGCAGGGGCAGCCCCCGAGGGGCTGGAGAACAAGCGAGCCAGCAAAACAATGGGCTccggacagcagcagcagcagtcatcGCCCCCGACCACAGCACCGTGCTCATCCCCCCTTACCAACCACCTCCCTTCCCAGGGAAGGACTgcaccctctcctcctccttctcccccagcagcagcagcagcaagagaggaCAGGAGCCAGCCTGCTGCCACAACAACTGCTGCTAAGACTGCAGGCCGCAATGGACTGGCAGGAGAGACTGGcttggaggaggaagagcaggaggagggggatgaaggaggggaggaggaggagtccTTGCTGCTACTCTCCGGGTCCTTAGCAGCAGCTTGCAGTTTGAAAGGCTCGGGAACGGACTCTCAGCCCGAGGAGGACATAACGATACGATACGTCCGATATGAGTCAGAGCTGCAGATGCCCGATATCATGAGACTGATCACCAAAGATCTGTCTGAACCCTACTCCATTTACACATATAGGTATTTTATCCACAACTGGCCACAACTTTGCTTTTTG GCCATGGTAGGTGAGGAGTGTGTAGGTGCCATCGTCTGCAAGCTGGATATGCACAAAAAGATGTTCCGCAGAGGTTATATAGCCATGTTAGCAGTGGAttccaaatacagaagaaaaggaattg cCTTCTTATGGAAGTGA